The genomic DNA GCTATGTAATATCTATTTATTATTTTAGTGTTTATAAGACATTGCTTGATAAATCAATAGCTCTTAGTATTTCAGGTTGTTTGCTTCTAGTAGCTTACTTAGTATTGAAATATGGATTTAAAGGAGTTGAGGATAATGAGTAATAATGTTAAGAAAATACTTATAATTGTAAATGTCATAATTCTTTTTGTGATAACAGGTTTTTCAGCAATGAAAGAAGAAGGTTACAAGAAATCAGATAATTATTTCTATTTAGAGTTAACACCTGTTGACCCTCGTTCACTTTTACAAGGGGACTATATGACTTTAAATTATGATATTATGGATAAAGCACAAGAAATTATATATAATAATGGAATAATATATGATAGTAAAGATGAAAATAATAAATTTTTGAATATGAGAAAAGGATATATTGTTGTTCAGTTAGATGAAAATAAAGTTGCTAAATTTGTTAAACTTAGCAAAGAAAAGACTGATGAAAAAGGCTT from Fusobacterium simiae includes the following:
- a CDS encoding GDYXXLXY domain-containing protein, translating into MSNNVKKILIIVNVIILFVITGFSAMKEEGYKKSDNYFYLELTPVDPRSLLQGDYMTLNYDIMDKAQEIIYNNGIIYDSKDENNKFLNMRKGYIVVQLDENKVAKFVKLSKEKTDEKGLIYIAFKSDGFNVDINANSYLFQEGTGKKYEEACYSKVVLVGNNLRLIDLRDKDFKEIK